The following are from one region of the Primulina eburnea isolate SZY01 chromosome 17, ASM2296580v1, whole genome shotgun sequence genome:
- the LOC140818084 gene encoding glycosyltransferase BC10-like: MKTAKAWRLGMKEVRLLTAPRQRGQLKRPTWILVLVSLVSLFLICAYIYPPQNSAPCYLFTSNGCKTFQRWLPPVIIREPYRELTDDEIASRVVIRDILNIPLTISVNAKIAFLFLTPGALPFEMLWDKFFQGHESMFSVYVHASKDKPVHLSRYFINREIRSGKVEWGKISMVEAERRLLANALKDPDNQYFVLLSDSCIPLRDFDYVYNYLMSANISFIDSFEDLGVHGSGRYIEYMLPEIEKKDFRKGSQWFTMKRQHAIVVMADNLYYTKFRNYCKPDMEGRNCYSDEHYLPTFFNILDPAGIANWSVTYVDWSERKWHPRSYQAQDITLELMRNLTSIVESAHITSEEPSETKTVPCLWNGTLRPCYLFGRKFLPETLDNLIQIFPNYTYSGLLA; encoded by the exons ATGAAGACAGCTAAGGCATGGCGTCTAGGCATGAAAGAAGTGCGATTATTAACTGCACCTCGCCAGCGTGGTCAGTTGAAGAGGCCAACATGGATTCTTGTTTTGGTTTCTCTAGTCAGCTTGTTCTTAATTTGTGCCTATATTTATCCACCTCAGAATTCTGCACCTTGTTATTTATTCACGTCTAATGGCTGCAAGACATTTCAAAGATGGCTTCCACCTGTAATTATCAGAGAACCCTACAGAGAACTCACCGATGATGAAATCGCATCTCGCGTTGTAATTAGAGATATTCTTAATATTCCTCTCACTATTTCTGTGAATGCCAAAATAGCCTTTCTGTTCCTGACTCCTGGAGCTTTACCGTTTGAGATGCTATGGGATAAATTCTTTCAG GGGCATGAAAGTATGTTCTCCGTGTACGTGCATGCATCCAAGGATAAACCTGTGCATCTTAGCCGTTATTTTATCAATCGTGAAATTCGTAGTGGCAAG GTGGAATGGGGGAAAATCTCCATGGTTGAGGCTGAAAGACGGCTTTTAGCAAATGCACTCAAAGATCCAGATAATCAGTACTTTGTGTTACTGTCCGACAG CTGCATACCCCTTCGTGAttttgattatgtgtataaCTATCTCATGTCTGCAAATATTAGCTTTATAGATAG CTTTGAGGATCTTGGTGTGCATGGAAGTGGGAGGTACATTGAATATATGTTGCCTGAAATCGAGAAGAAAGATTTTCGAAAGGGTTCACAG TGGTTCACAATGAAGCGGCAGCATGCTATTGTAGTTATGGCTGATAATCTTTACTATACAAAATTCAGGAATTATTGCAAG CCAGACATGGAGGGACGCAACTGCTACTCTGATGAACACTATTTACCCACTTTTTTCAAT ATCCTGGATCCTGCTGGAATCGCCAATTGGTCAGTAACATATGTTGATTGGTCTGAAAGGAAGTGGCATCCGAGATCATACCAGGCACAAGATATAACCTTAGAGCTGATGAGAAATCTTACG TCTATTGTGGAAAGTGCCCATATTACAAGCGAGGAACCG AGCGAAACGAAAACAGTCCCCTGCTTGTGGAATGGCACCCTGCGGCCATGTTATTTGTTCGGGAGGAAATTTTTACCCGAAACTCTTGATAATTTAATACAAATTTTCCCAAACTATACATATAGTGGACTGTTGGCATGA